In Daphnia magna isolate NIES linkage group LG7, ASM2063170v1.1, whole genome shotgun sequence, a single genomic region encodes these proteins:
- the LOC116926436 gene encoding uncharacterized protein LOC116926436, which produces MKYTQSLGFIMGVVLLASGCFAKPSSRVTVMENEKVMDSDNQFILRWTVLEGTGDIEIEMQVNCTGWLGISFAEGQIGTPGSYSDVIMGGFNDDLQMGYIEDRHIYLENPDPANGHLFDDSNDILLKSATYEEPWTIIRIARSLNTGDSQDIAIVPGPMTVGWTYSSTDDTSLGHDVAGISRVTFIPV; this is translated from the exons ATGAAGTACACACAGTCATTAGGTTTTATAATGGGAGTTGTTCTGCTGGCCAGTGGTTGTTTCGCGAAACCAAGCTCTCGCGTTACAGtcatggaaaatgaaaaagttatGGATTCTGATAACCAGTTCATTCTACGCTGGACAGTGCTTGAAGGTACAGGCGACATTGAAATAGAAATGCAAGTGAATTGCACTGGCTGGTTGGGAATTAGTTTTGCTGAGGGTCAGATCGGTACGCCCGGCTCATACAGCGATGTTATTATGGGTGGATTTAATGACGACCTTCAGATGGGCTACATCGAG GACAGACACATTTATCTGGAAAATCCTGATCCAGCTAATGGACATCTTTTTGATGATAGCAACGATATTTTACTGAAAAGCGCTACCTATGAAGAGCCATGGACTATTATTCGCATTGCACGAAGCCTCAATACTGGTGATTCCCAAGATATTGCTATTGTG CCTGGACCTATGACAGTCGGCTGGACTTATTCTTCCACCGATGACACGTCTCTTGGTCATGACGTAGCTGGCATCAGTCGAGTTACCTTTATTCCTGTTTAA